In Cucurbita pepo subsp. pepo cultivar mu-cu-16 unplaced genomic scaffold, ASM280686v2 Cp4.1_scaffold001515, whole genome shotgun sequence, the genomic window NNNNNNNNNNNNNNNNNNNNNNNNNNNNNNNNNNNNNNNNNNNNNNNNNNNNNNNNNNNNNNNNNNNNNNNNNNNNNNNNNNNNCTCGTGATTTCTAATAGTATTCGAGTGTCGCGATAAAACCGTTTTAGATAGGATCTTACCGGTTTGTCGTGGATACCGAGCTGGGCCCACGTTATGACTTCGAGGAGCTCTTCCAATGTTCCATATCCACCTGTTGGGTAACATGATTAGTTTAGTTTAAgctaaaaatgttttgtttggttaagagagaaagagaccTGGGAGGGCAATGAAACAGTCAGAGTGGCGGGCCATCTCCGCTTTCCTTTGATGCATGTCGGCAACTGGTCGGACCTCCCCAACTGTTTCCCCAGTAATCTGTTACACCAACACCATATAGTAAATAATACACATAATCAACATTAT contains:
- the LOC111786350 gene encoding cytokinin riboside 5'-monophosphate phosphoribohydrolase LOG4-like encodes the protein MGLVSQEVHNGGGHVIGIIPKTLMRKEITGETVGEVRPVADMHQRKAEMARHSDCFIALPGGYGTLEELLEVITWAQLGIHDKPVRSYLKRFYRD